The SAR324 cluster bacterium genomic sequence GCAGAACTCGACAAGAGTTGTTTTAAGAAAGCTTGGCGAGAAGAGTCATTCAGCAAATTGATGAACCATTCGTGGTTTCGTGCTTGGACATGGCATACTGAAGCCAATTCAAAGGCTTTAGCATTTTTGATCATAGAAGATCAGCCTGATTTGTTCTCAATCCTCAGAGTTGGAGTAGTTCCAGATCACCAGCGGCAAGGAATCGGGAGAGAAATGATGGACTTCTTGATTCAGCTAGCTAGGAATGAGCAGGTTCCGAAAATTTTACTTGAAGTACATGAGTTCAATCTCGCAGCTCAGCACCTATACTTTGCCTCAGGTTTTCGTCAAATTCATCTAAAGAAAGGCTATTACCACGATCCCCCAGGAAATGCTCTGGTATTGAGCAAAGCAATCTCTTAGCTGGCTATCAACGTGGCTGGTGCCCCCTCAGTTTTCTCATAAAGCAATGGAGAAACCCAAGCCCTCCTTGAGGTAGAATAACCTATCAAAGCATTTTTTTCATTTCCAGAAACTGGCAGGATAGCTTTCCAATGCTAACCCTTCCTCATCAAAGTGAAGGGCACCCATATGAGTACCCCAAATTGAACTGAGAATTAATTTTTTTTTACTTTGATTTC encodes the following:
- a CDS encoding GNAT family N-acetyltransferase, which encodes MWKRSRGWIRNGKDPTSLAELDKSCFKKAWREESFSKLMNHSWFRAWTWHTEANSKALAFLIIEDQPDLFSILRVGVVPDHQRQGIGREMMDFLIQLARNEQVPKILLEVHEFNLAAQHLYFASGFRQIHLKKGYYHDPPGNALVLSKAIS